The Mycobacterium paragordonae genome includes a region encoding these proteins:
- a CDS encoding polyketide synthase, with the protein MTDPVVVAGLAVETPGGIDTPAALWQALCDHRELLSPFPRDRGWPIDDLLSVSEADGWGRVPDSGGFLTGAAQFDPPFFGITHREALVMHPQQRVAMRVAWRALENAGINPGSVEGEFGGCYVGMSMTEYGTRTAVADDYSGHRTVGMGQLGGAGRISHGLGLTGPSMCIDSACGSSLTALQLAVNAITMDECEWALAGAVCVLGSPAAFFEFAKLHALSDDGHCRAYSEDATGTVWGEGAGMLLLERESRARQLGHRVYGRILAARTNHNGKGKPILVPRVHAQEQVVRKTLDAAGINPADVGMIEGHGTATPAGDPVELLALFKTYGAAGSEALLGSIKSNAGHAQAAAGILGLIKVLLAGRHGYIPPTLFSDNPTKKLDWDLTGIRLATKLTEWQPKDGVRYGAASSFGAGGANAHAIVAMPAQNDK; encoded by the coding sequence GTGACCGATCCGGTCGTCGTCGCCGGACTGGCTGTCGAAACCCCGGGCGGCATCGACACCCCCGCCGCGTTGTGGCAGGCGCTGTGCGACCACCGCGAACTGCTGTCGCCGTTTCCGCGGGATCGTGGCTGGCCCATCGACGATCTGCTGTCGGTGTCCGAGGCAGACGGCTGGGGCCGGGTCCCCGATTCGGGTGGATTCCTCACCGGCGCAGCCCAATTCGATCCCCCGTTCTTCGGTATCACGCACCGCGAAGCGCTGGTGATGCATCCCCAGCAGCGGGTTGCGATGCGCGTCGCGTGGCGTGCTTTGGAGAACGCGGGCATCAATCCCGGCTCGGTCGAGGGCGAATTCGGTGGATGCTACGTCGGAATGTCGATGACCGAGTACGGCACCCGCACCGCCGTCGCCGATGACTACAGCGGCCACCGCACCGTGGGCATGGGCCAGCTCGGTGGAGCCGGGCGCATCTCCCACGGTCTGGGCCTGACCGGACCGTCCATGTGCATCGACTCGGCCTGCGGATCGTCGCTCACCGCACTGCAACTGGCCGTCAACGCGATCACAATGGACGAGTGCGAGTGGGCGCTGGCCGGCGCTGTCTGCGTGTTGGGTTCGCCGGCGGCCTTTTTCGAGTTCGCCAAGCTGCACGCCCTGTCCGACGACGGACACTGCCGTGCCTATTCCGAGGACGCGACCGGCACCGTCTGGGGCGAGGGCGCGGGAATGCTGTTGCTGGAACGGGAATCTCGTGCGCGCCAACTCGGTCACCGGGTCTACGGACGGATCCTGGCCGCCCGCACCAATCACAACGGCAAGGGGAAACCGATCCTCGTTCCCCGGGTGCACGCGCAAGAACAAGTGGTGCGCAAGACGCTGGATGCGGCCGGTATCAATCCCGCCGACGTGGGAATGATCGAAGGGCACGGTACCGCAACACCGGCCGGTGACCCGGTGGAACTGCTGGCGCTCTTCAAGACCTACGGCGCGGCCGGATCCGAGGCCCTGCTCGGCTCGATCAAGTCCAATGCCGGGCACGCCCAGGCGGCCGCTGGGATTCTCGGACTGATCAAGGTCCTCCTGGCCGGCCGGCACGGCTACATTCCGCCAACCCTGTTCTCGGACAACCCCACCAAGAAGCTGGACTGGGATCTGACCGGCATCCGGCTCGCCACGAAGCTGACCGAATGGCAACCCAAGGACGGTGTTCGATACGGCGCCGCGTCGTCGTTCGGCGCCGGCGGCGCCAATGCCCACGCGATCGTCGCGATGCCCGCGCAGAACGACAAGTGA
- the nbtC gene encoding nocobactin polyketide synthase NbtC, whose amino-acid sequence MPTRSSRCPRRTTSERNVTRYLLPNGAIPVLLTSDNPELIPVDAAALLAYLADHPEAAPHLIAAMLFRTRVARKHRVLALVRDRKELTEALRAIVDDREHGSVLRADAAAAARRHAYVFPGQGSQRPGMGRRWYDSVPAYRAEVERCAAVFAELTGQSPLDYLLNDQFVAPGDASDDARTVQPALFTQMAGLAAVWRSFGVAPAVTIGHSQGEVAAAYVSGRITLADAVRVIALRARAADGLGAGDYAMAVLATDRETCEDLVARCAGWAQVSAVNSPNMHAISGDRESVQSIVDTCAARDVFARMIPVRYPAHTGLINGLRDELCTGIGRELSSLTFSDSDIACLGATLGGPLTPEQPVDQYWFWNLRNTVRFDKAMTAARSFDIDTYIELAEHPTLQLAIQENLTHDAGRNSMVVGTSTRTDNDLTDFTRNLMRCALHDLNYPWDSLATESQGPPALPLPDFPNTPMNEIALWMPYEQGLSPAARKASAAGPNVAEPDVLGPTVVGPNVVAPDVVVPDVVAPEENLDQPAPRMLAEKWVRLSRRSLVPPRTIGIIDHTGAAADLAAALTVAAGDVGATARVLSADEIRTAPGDLNACVILLPRSAQGGASAAVHSVATFFAERRWWPGVVAGITDYWLVTVGGEAVVNGDPPPDLAHAGASAGFRCVGATYPGTRFRHLDIPDAGPAGPAEAVAIVAALHTAEESELALRDGGLYAKRVVDHDAPVTGTDDQPAGHVLIVGGTGKLGLEFCEHFARRGAREITLLNRSGETASAAQRLQTIRSATGIDIRVVACDVNDTAAVSALSEQATPADLIIHAAVEYSGIELPDITAAAVDHALQAKVVGIARVLHTFPRAEGCRVVLCSSISASVGGRGLALYAAGNRMLDAMAYQLRAEGLDCVSVQWGHWRVHLEESGSAMLAGLGVVPMRPADALAVNVSGLRGNAIVAAFELHRARSVLEACGRGSLLSQLNSAAQRPAEPPARPRENGAGLSQRLVSLLAQAIGADSADTIDIAVPMVAIGLDSLQALEFRRRVKAELNRDLEVADLLGGATIAELLAKLDA is encoded by the coding sequence ATGCCCACGCGATCGTCGCGATGCCCGCGCAGAACGACAAGTGAGCGAAACGTGACCCGCTATCTGCTCCCCAACGGCGCCATCCCCGTACTGCTGACGTCGGATAACCCCGAACTCATACCGGTCGATGCCGCTGCCCTGCTTGCCTACCTGGCGGACCACCCCGAAGCGGCCCCGCACCTGATCGCCGCCATGCTGTTTCGTACCCGGGTCGCCCGCAAACACCGCGTCCTGGCACTGGTGCGCGATCGCAAGGAATTGACCGAGGCCCTGCGGGCGATCGTCGACGACCGCGAGCACGGCTCGGTGCTGCGCGCCGATGCGGCCGCGGCAGCCCGCCGTCACGCGTATGTCTTTCCCGGACAGGGCAGTCAACGGCCAGGCATGGGCAGGCGCTGGTATGACTCGGTTCCGGCGTACCGCGCCGAAGTCGAGCGCTGCGCAGCGGTTTTCGCCGAGTTGACCGGGCAGTCGCCGCTTGATTACCTGCTGAACGACCAGTTTGTCGCTCCGGGAGACGCAAGCGATGACGCACGCACGGTCCAGCCCGCGCTGTTCACCCAGATGGCCGGGCTCGCGGCGGTGTGGCGCTCGTTCGGCGTAGCGCCTGCCGTCACTATCGGGCACAGCCAGGGAGAGGTTGCCGCCGCCTACGTTTCGGGCCGGATCACGCTGGCCGACGCCGTCCGCGTGATCGCATTGCGGGCGCGCGCCGCCGACGGGCTGGGTGCCGGTGACTACGCGATGGCGGTGCTGGCCACGGATCGCGAGACGTGCGAGGACCTGGTGGCCCGCTGCGCCGGCTGGGCGCAGGTCTCGGCGGTGAATTCGCCTAACATGCATGCGATCTCGGGTGACCGGGAATCGGTGCAGAGCATCGTGGACACGTGTGCCGCGCGCGATGTCTTCGCCCGGATGATCCCCGTCCGATACCCGGCGCACACGGGACTGATCAACGGTCTGCGGGACGAACTGTGCACCGGTATAGGTCGCGAGTTGTCCAGCCTGACGTTCTCGGACAGTGACATCGCCTGTCTCGGTGCCACTCTCGGCGGCCCCCTCACACCCGAGCAGCCGGTGGACCAGTACTGGTTCTGGAACCTGCGCAACACCGTTCGGTTTGACAAGGCGATGACCGCCGCACGCTCGTTCGACATCGACACCTACATCGAGCTGGCCGAACACCCGACATTGCAACTGGCGATCCAGGAGAACCTGACCCACGACGCCGGACGAAACAGCATGGTCGTCGGTACGTCCACCAGGACGGACAACGATCTCACCGACTTCACCCGCAATCTGATGCGCTGCGCGCTGCACGACCTGAACTACCCGTGGGACAGCCTCGCGACGGAAAGCCAGGGACCTCCGGCGTTGCCGTTGCCCGATTTCCCGAACACTCCGATGAACGAGATCGCGCTGTGGATGCCCTATGAACAGGGCTTGTCACCGGCCGCGCGGAAGGCGTCCGCCGCCGGGCCGAACGTCGCAGAGCCGGACGTCTTGGGACCGACCGTCGTGGGACCGAACGTCGTGGCGCCGGACGTCGTGGTGCCGGACGTCGTAGCGCCGGAAGAAAACCTCGATCAGCCGGCGCCGCGAATGCTCGCCGAGAAGTGGGTGCGGCTGTCACGGCGCTCCCTGGTGCCGCCGCGAACCATCGGCATCATCGATCACACCGGCGCCGCCGCGGACCTCGCCGCGGCGCTGACCGTCGCTGCCGGTGATGTCGGCGCCACGGCCCGGGTGCTCAGCGCTGACGAAATTCGCACCGCCCCAGGTGATCTCAATGCATGTGTCATCCTACTGCCGCGGTCCGCGCAAGGCGGCGCGTCGGCAGCGGTGCACAGCGTGGCAACCTTCTTCGCCGAGCGGCGCTGGTGGCCCGGGGTCGTCGCCGGTATCACCGACTACTGGCTGGTGACCGTTGGTGGCGAGGCGGTCGTCAACGGGGACCCGCCACCCGATCTGGCCCACGCAGGGGCAAGCGCCGGATTCCGTTGTGTGGGGGCTACCTACCCGGGCACGCGGTTCCGCCACCTCGACATCCCGGACGCAGGTCCCGCCGGCCCGGCCGAAGCCGTGGCCATCGTCGCGGCACTGCACACCGCGGAGGAATCCGAACTCGCGCTGCGCGACGGCGGTCTGTACGCCAAACGCGTGGTCGACCACGACGCACCTGTGACCGGCACCGACGACCAACCCGCCGGCCACGTCCTCATCGTCGGCGGCACCGGCAAGCTCGGCCTCGAATTCTGCGAGCACTTCGCCCGCCGTGGCGCCCGCGAGATCACCCTGCTGAACCGTTCCGGCGAAACCGCTTCCGCGGCACAACGCTTGCAGACCATTCGCTCGGCTACCGGCATCGACATCCGGGTCGTCGCGTGCGATGTCAACGACACCGCCGCGGTATCCGCCTTGTCCGAGCAAGCCACTCCCGCGGATCTGATCATCCATGCCGCGGTGGAGTATTCCGGCATCGAACTGCCGGACATCACGGCCGCGGCGGTCGACCATGCCCTGCAGGCCAAGGTGGTGGGCATCGCCCGGGTTCTGCACACGTTCCCCCGCGCCGAGGGCTGCCGGGTGGTGCTGTGCTCTTCGATCTCGGCCTCGGTCGGCGGACGCGGGCTGGCTCTGTACGCCGCCGGCAATCGAATGCTCGACGCGATGGCGTATCAACTCAGAGCCGAAGGCCTGGACTGCGTTTCGGTGCAGTGGGGTCACTGGCGAGTCCATCTCGAAGAGTCCGGATCGGCGATGCTGGCCGGTCTCGGTGTCGTCCCTATGCGTCCCGCCGACGCGCTCGCGGTGAACGTGTCAGGGTTGCGGGGGAACGCGATTGTCGCCGCCTTCGAGCTGCATCGCGCACGGTCGGTGCTGGAAGCCTGCGGTCGTGGTTCGCTGCTGTCCCAACTGAATTCCGCAGCCCAGCGCCCGGCCGAACCACCGGCCCGGCCCCGGGAGAACGGCGCGGGGCTTTCCCAGCGGTTGGTGAGCCTGCTGGCGCAAGCGATCGGGGCCGACAGCGCCGACACCATCGACATTGCGGTCCCGATGGTGGCTATCGGCCTGGACTCATTGCAGGCCTTGGAGTTTCGGCGCCGCGTCAAGGCAGAATTGAATCGCGACCTGGAGGTGGCCGACCTGCTGGGCGGGGCGACGATCGCGGAACTGCTGGCCAAGCTCGACGCTTAG
- a CDS encoding MbtH family protein: MHTNPFDDTGGLFSVLVNAEGQHTLWPDAVEVPAGWRMVCAPATRADCLDYVQRNWTDMRPRTLREAMR; encoded by the coding sequence GTGCATACCAACCCGTTTGACGACACGGGCGGGCTGTTCTCGGTGCTGGTCAACGCCGAGGGACAGCACACCCTGTGGCCGGATGCGGTCGAGGTGCCTGCGGGCTGGCGGATGGTCTGCGCCCCGGCTACCCGCGCGGACTGTCTCGACTACGTGCAGCGGAATTGGACCGACATGCGCCCGCGAACCCTGCGCGAGGCGATGCGCTAA
- the mbtG gene encoding NADPH-dependent L-lysine N(6)-monooxygenase MbtG has protein sequence MGETLAIIGAGAKAVAVAAKAAALREMGVETADIVAIERSGIAANWVAGGGWTDGRQRLGTSPEKDVGFPYRSSLVPGRDAEVDERMMRWSWQAYLVAIDQFVGWVDRGRPAPTHDTWARYLRWVAEMVDLKVVRGELIQMSVQGQRWKLHTRDAALSAGAVMMTGPGQPQRSMLSGDPRMLSIAQFWERTSRHNRIVAENVAVIGGGETAASMLNELFHHRVSTITAISPQATLFTRGEGFFENSLFSDPTHWRSLTLPERRDCIARTDRGVFSARVQELLLADERIKHLRGRVAKVVDRHERIWITLQTDHCGELQESVHDFDLVIDGSGADALWFLPLLSQDAVDLLELELGGPLTGERIEESIGPDLAVAGVTPRLVLPNLSGLNEGPGFPNLSCLGLLSDRVLGAGVVAASPPVGRSGAYQPV, from the coding sequence ATGGGTGAAACCCTCGCGATCATCGGGGCCGGTGCAAAGGCCGTGGCGGTGGCCGCAAAAGCGGCGGCACTGCGCGAAATGGGTGTGGAGACCGCGGACATCGTCGCCATCGAGCGCTCCGGTATCGCTGCCAACTGGGTCGCCGGCGGCGGTTGGACCGACGGCCGGCAGCGGTTGGGCACCAGCCCCGAGAAGGACGTGGGCTTCCCCTACCGCTCGTCGCTGGTACCCGGTCGCGACGCCGAAGTCGACGAGCGGATGATGCGGTGGAGTTGGCAGGCGTATCTGGTCGCGATCGATCAGTTCGTCGGCTGGGTGGACCGGGGCAGGCCCGCGCCCACGCACGACACCTGGGCGCGATACCTGCGCTGGGTTGCCGAAATGGTGGACCTGAAAGTCGTTCGCGGTGAACTGATTCAGATGTCGGTGCAGGGCCAGCGGTGGAAGTTGCACACGCGGGATGCGGCGCTGTCGGCCGGCGCGGTGATGATGACCGGTCCAGGCCAGCCGCAACGATCCATGCTCTCCGGCGACCCGCGGATGCTGTCCATCGCCCAATTCTGGGAGCGCACGTCGCGCCACAACCGGATCGTCGCCGAGAACGTTGCGGTGATCGGTGGCGGCGAGACGGCCGCTTCGATGCTCAATGAGCTTTTCCATCATCGCGTTTCGACGATCACGGCCATCTCGCCGCAGGCCACGCTGTTCACCCGCGGTGAGGGCTTCTTCGAGAACTCGCTGTTCTCCGATCCCACCCACTGGCGCAGTCTGACGCTGCCGGAACGGCGGGACTGCATTGCCCGCACCGATCGCGGGGTGTTCTCCGCGCGGGTGCAGGAGCTACTGCTCGCCGACGAGCGGATCAAGCATTTACGCGGGCGGGTGGCGAAGGTCGTCGACCGTCACGAGCGCATCTGGATCACCCTGCAGACCGACCATTGCGGCGAACTACAGGAGAGCGTGCACGATTTCGACCTCGTCATCGACGGCTCCGGTGCGGACGCGCTGTGGTTCCTGCCGCTGCTGAGCCAGGACGCCGTCGACCTGCTGGAGCTGGAGCTTGGTGGCCCGCTGACCGGGGAACGGATCGAGGAGTCGATCGGTCCCGACCTCGCCGTCGCCGGAGTCACCCCGAGGCTGGTGCTGCCCAATCTGTCCGGACTGAACGAGGGCCCGGGTTTCCCCAATCTGAGCTGCCTGGGGCTGCTGTCCGATCGCGTCCTCGGCGCCGGGGTGGTGGCCGCAAGTCCGCCGGTCGGGAGAAGCGGTGCATACCAACCCGTTTGA
- a CDS encoding (2,3-dihydroxybenzoyl)adenylate synthase, whose amino-acid sequence MSRDSGSLDGFVSFPSDRAAAYRAAGYWSGRSLGAVLRDAASSWPDRPAVIDTADSFTYAELDRLADEAAAGFAALPIRPGDRVLLQLPNSCRFAVALFGLLRAGAIPVMCLPGHRLAELTHFAQISDAVGAVITDTAGGFDYRQLAAALQASRPRLRHVVVDGDPGPFLPWSALSGQPDVTPPVVDTASPALLLVSGGTTGLPKLIPRTHDDYVYNATASARLCAMTSADTYLAALPAAHNFPLACPGILGAMTVGATVVFGDDPSPEAAFAVIERHGVTVTALVPALAKLWAQACDWEPVTPKSLRLLQVGGSKLEPEDARQVREALCQGLQQVFGMAEGLLNFTRLDDPPEILEHTQGRPLSPADEVRVVDGAGREVRPGGEGELLVRGPYTINGYFRAERDNERSFDPDGFYRSGDLVRRREDGYLVVTGRIKDVICRCGETIGAQDIEEQLLTHPDVWSVAAVPLPDPDLGERICAAVVFSGKSATLAELNGHLERRGMASHARLDQVVAFPALPTTAIGKIDKKAIVAQLTTP is encoded by the coding sequence TTGTCGCGTGACTCTGGTTCGCTTGACGGGTTCGTCTCATTTCCGTCTGACCGGGCCGCCGCCTACCGGGCCGCCGGCTACTGGTCCGGCCGGAGCCTGGGCGCGGTGCTTCGCGATGCCGCGTCGAGTTGGCCCGATCGGCCGGCGGTAATCGATACGGCCGACAGCTTCACCTACGCCGAACTGGACCGACTCGCCGATGAGGCGGCCGCCGGGTTCGCCGCGCTGCCGATCCGCCCCGGCGACCGCGTGCTGCTGCAGCTGCCCAACTCATGCCGATTCGCCGTCGCACTGTTCGGGCTGCTGCGTGCCGGCGCGATTCCGGTGATGTGCCTGCCCGGCCACCGACTAGCGGAACTGACTCATTTTGCGCAGATCAGCGATGCGGTCGGCGCGGTGATCACGGACACCGCGGGTGGATTCGACTACCGGCAGCTGGCCGCGGCGCTGCAGGCCTCGCGGCCACGCCTGCGCCACGTTGTTGTCGACGGGGATCCAGGCCCGTTCCTGCCCTGGTCGGCTCTGTCCGGTCAGCCCGATGTGACTCCCCCGGTCGTCGACACCGCCTCGCCCGCGCTGCTGCTGGTGTCGGGCGGCACCACCGGGCTGCCCAAGCTGATCCCCCGCACCCACGACGACTACGTCTACAACGCCACCGCCAGCGCCCGGCTGTGCGCGATGACCAGCGCCGACACCTACCTGGCCGCGTTGCCGGCGGCGCACAACTTTCCGCTGGCGTGCCCCGGCATCCTCGGCGCGATGACCGTCGGAGCGACGGTGGTATTCGGTGACGACCCGAGCCCGGAGGCGGCCTTCGCCGTGATCGAACGACACGGCGTCACGGTCACCGCCCTGGTCCCGGCATTGGCCAAATTGTGGGCGCAGGCCTGCGATTGGGAACCGGTGACGCCGAAATCGTTGCGGCTGTTGCAGGTTGGCGGCTCGAAGCTGGAACCGGAGGATGCCCGCCAGGTGCGCGAAGCGCTGTGCCAGGGACTACAGCAGGTTTTCGGCATGGCAGAGGGGCTGCTGAACTTCACCCGTTTGGACGACCCGCCCGAGATACTCGAGCACACCCAGGGCCGGCCACTGAGCCCGGCAGACGAAGTGCGCGTCGTCGATGGCGCCGGCCGGGAGGTGCGCCCGGGTGGCGAAGGTGAGCTGTTGGTCCGCGGCCCGTACACGATCAACGGTTACTTCCGCGCCGAACGCGACAACGAGCGCAGCTTCGACCCGGACGGCTTCTACCGCAGCGGGGATCTGGTCCGCCGGCGTGAGGACGGCTACCTGGTGGTCACCGGCCGGATCAAGGACGTCATCTGTCGATGCGGTGAGACCATCGGCGCGCAGGACATCGAAGAGCAGTTGCTGACTCACCCAGACGTCTGGTCGGTGGCGGCGGTTCCGCTGCCCGATCCGGATCTCGGCGAAAGAATCTGCGCTGCAGTTGTTTTCAGTGGCAAGTCGGCGACATTGGCAGAATTGAACGGCCATCTGGAGCGCCGCGGGATGGCTAGCCACGCCCGCCTCGATCAAGTCGTCGCGTTTCCGGCTCTGCCCACCACCGCGATCGGCAAGATCGACAAGAAGGCCATCGTCGCCCAGTTGACGACTCCGTAA